The following are from one region of the Stigmatella ashevillena genome:
- a CDS encoding ABC transporter ATP-binding protein — MAASSPPSSLKDRLKNAGSLFRQLPGTFRIFWESSPRGAGVLALLTLMAAVLPASIAWVGKLIVDGVVAGQGGGEAARHRVLELVALELALMLVSVTVERGLALTRELLRVSLGNLLNERILQKALTLELRHFEDSDTYDKMQNARREAATRPLSLVMEAFSIIRNLVTLSTYAVMLVSLSPWSVAVLVLASIPAFIAEARMAEEGFRLHSWRAPERRKLAYLEWILTRDNHVKEVKLFGLGPMVLDRYQSLHWKFFSEEKGLSIRRMAWGLGLGALALGAFYGCYAFIAGRATLGHISVGDMVLYLSLFRGGQTAFQGILTSLGSMYEGALYMSTLFAYLDIPTGSETPRVMPALSPQRGPGNTLELRNVSFRYPGKEAWALRGVSLRLEPGEKLALVGENGAGKTTLVKLLLRMYEPTEGDIFYGGVNVKDMDPEDLRSRFGAVFQDFVRYQFNVAENIGLGHVQSIADRERIRHAAEQGGAHGVIEDLPQKYDTMLGGWFDKGFELSGGQWQKLAVARAFMREAEVLILDEPTASIDAESEHALFERFQALAANRITLVISHRFSTVRMADRIAVLHNGQVEELGNHSELMAREGRYAHLFNLQARGYQTN; from the coding sequence GTGGCCGCTTCGTCTCCTCCGTCTTCGCTCAAGGATCGCCTGAAGAACGCGGGCAGTCTCTTCCGGCAGCTTCCTGGCACCTTTCGCATCTTCTGGGAATCGAGCCCCCGGGGCGCCGGGGTGCTGGCCCTGCTGACATTGATGGCGGCGGTGTTGCCGGCGTCGATTGCCTGGGTCGGCAAGCTCATCGTGGACGGCGTCGTGGCGGGGCAGGGGGGGGGAGAGGCGGCGCGCCATCGGGTGCTGGAGCTGGTGGCACTGGAACTGGCGCTGATGCTGGTGTCGGTGACGGTGGAGCGAGGCCTGGCGCTGACGCGCGAGTTGCTGCGCGTCAGTCTGGGCAACCTGCTCAATGAGCGGATCCTCCAGAAGGCGCTGACGCTCGAATTGCGGCACTTCGAGGACTCGGACACCTACGACAAGATGCAGAACGCGCGCAGGGAGGCCGCCACCCGCCCGTTGTCGCTGGTCATGGAGGCCTTCTCCATCATCCGCAACCTCGTGACGCTGTCGACGTACGCGGTGATGCTCGTGTCCCTCTCGCCGTGGAGTGTCGCGGTGCTGGTGCTCGCGTCGATTCCCGCCTTCATCGCGGAGGCGCGGATGGCGGAGGAAGGGTTCCGGCTCCACTCGTGGCGGGCACCGGAGCGGCGGAAGCTGGCGTATCTCGAGTGGATCCTCACCCGCGACAACCACGTCAAGGAGGTGAAGCTGTTCGGGCTGGGACCCATGGTGCTCGACCGCTATCAGTCATTGCACTGGAAGTTCTTCTCCGAGGAAAAGGGGCTGTCCATCCGGCGGATGGCGTGGGGGTTGGGGTTGGGGGCCCTGGCGCTGGGGGCGTTCTACGGGTGCTATGCCTTCATCGCGGGCCGGGCGACGCTGGGCCACATCTCGGTGGGAGACATGGTGCTGTACCTGTCCCTCTTCCGCGGCGGGCAGACCGCCTTCCAGGGCATCCTCACGAGTCTGGGGTCGATGTATGAGGGGGCGCTCTACATGAGTACCCTCTTCGCCTATCTGGACATCCCGACGGGTTCGGAGACGCCCCGGGTGATGCCCGCACTCTCTCCCCAGAGGGGGCCGGGAAACACGCTGGAGTTGCGCAACGTGTCCTTCCGCTACCCGGGCAAGGAGGCCTGGGCGTTGCGTGGCGTGTCGCTCCGCCTGGAGCCCGGAGAGAAGCTGGCGCTGGTGGGCGAGAACGGGGCGGGGAAGACGACATTGGTGAAGCTGCTGCTGCGCATGTACGAGCCGACCGAAGGGGACATCTTCTACGGTGGCGTCAACGTGAAGGACATGGACCCCGAGGACCTGCGCTCGCGCTTCGGGGCAGTGTTCCAGGACTTCGTGCGCTATCAATTCAACGTGGCGGAGAACATCGGCCTGGGCCACGTGCAGTCCATCGCGGACCGGGAGCGCATCCGCCACGCGGCCGAGCAAGGCGGCGCGCACGGCGTCATCGAGGACCTTCCGCAAAAGTACGACACCATGCTGGGCGGCTGGTTCGACAAGGGGTTCGAGCTGAGCGGAGGCCAGTGGCAGAAGCTGGCGGTGGCGCGGGCGTTCATGCGGGAGGCCGAGGTGCTCATCTTGGATGAGCCCACCGCCAGCATCGACGCGGAGTCGGAGCACGCCCTGTTCGAGCGCTTCCAGGCCCTGGCGGCGAACCGCATCACCCTGGTCATCTCCCACCGCTTCTCGACGGTGCGAATGGCGGACCGCATTGCCGTGCTGCACAACGGTCAAGTGGAAGAGCTGGGCAATCACTCCGAGCTGATGGCCCGCGAGGGGCGCTACGCCCACCTCTTCAATCTCCAGGCGCGCGGATACCAGACGAATTAG